From a single Streptomyces sp. NBC_00237 genomic region:
- a CDS encoding aspartate aminotransferase family protein — MKSSAASAEARSTGSALGPEFSSGNGPWLYTEDGTAWFDGTAGSGAATLGHQHPDVTAAVTAQAARLTHTGCKLTSDARRRMIERICALSPYEEPAVLPTATGSEAVESALKIARAATGHRAVVGFRYGFHGKTAGALALTWRAEFKTYSGFGDDGAEGSPPVVVAELPDPRQPGADDVAGFAAGLSAALDAADRQGGTAAVVLEPVQVTEGVLDVPPALLDEIARQAHARGALLVLDEIYTGLGRAGRLFTAELMTEKPDLTLLGKTLGNGFPVGAVVGERAVLDALPPGVQTSTFSGHPVSCAAAEAVLDIVVRDDVAGRARELGERLRVDLAALAARHPWMRAVRTTGALAAFDCVRDGRPDPELARAVTGGALRARLLLFGGGPEGATVKIVPPALLDEDGYRFLIEGIGAAVAEAARPDERAGTATRAVRDDGARHVALYGASLPEGGGS, encoded by the coding sequence ATGAAGAGCAGTGCGGCGAGTGCCGAAGCACGGTCCACGGGGAGCGCCCTGGGCCCGGAGTTCAGCAGCGGCAACGGCCCCTGGCTGTACACCGAGGACGGCACCGCCTGGTTCGACGGGACCGCGGGCAGCGGCGCGGCGACGCTGGGACACCAGCACCCCGACGTCACCGCCGCCGTGACCGCCCAGGCCGCACGCCTGACCCACACCGGCTGCAAGCTGACCTCGGACGCCCGCAGACGGATGATCGAGCGGATCTGCGCCCTGTCCCCGTACGAGGAGCCGGCGGTGCTGCCCACCGCGACGGGCTCGGAGGCGGTGGAGTCCGCGCTGAAGATCGCCCGCGCGGCCACCGGACACCGGGCCGTGGTCGGCTTCCGCTACGGCTTCCACGGCAAGACGGCCGGGGCGCTGGCACTCACCTGGCGTGCGGAGTTCAAGACCTACAGCGGCTTCGGGGACGACGGAGCCGAAGGCTCCCCGCCGGTCGTCGTCGCGGAACTTCCCGACCCCCGGCAGCCGGGAGCCGACGACGTGGCCGGTTTCGCGGCCGGGCTCTCGGCGGCGCTGGACGCCGCGGACCGGCAGGGCGGCACCGCGGCCGTCGTCCTGGAACCGGTCCAGGTGACCGAAGGCGTCCTGGACGTGCCACCGGCGCTGCTCGACGAGATCGCACGGCAGGCGCACGCCCGGGGCGCACTGCTGGTGCTGGACGAGATCTACACCGGACTCGGCAGGGCCGGGCGGCTGTTCACCGCCGAGCTGATGACCGAGAAGCCGGACCTGACACTGCTCGGCAAGACCCTGGGCAACGGCTTCCCTGTCGGCGCCGTGGTGGGGGAGAGGGCCGTGCTCGACGCGCTGCCGCCGGGCGTGCAGACCTCCACCTTCTCCGGCCACCCGGTCTCCTGCGCGGCGGCAGAAGCCGTCCTGGACATCGTCGTACGGGACGACGTGGCAGGCAGGGCAAGGGAGTTGGGTGAGCGGCTGCGCGTCGACCTGGCGGCGCTTGCCGCCCGGCACCCCTGGATGAGGGCCGTCCGCACGACCGGCGCACTGGCGGCCTTCGACTGCGTACGGGACGGGCGGCCCGACCCCGAACTGGCGCGGGCCGTCACGGGCGGTGCCCTGCGTGCCCGGCTGCTGCTCTTCGGCGGCGGCCCGGAGGGCGCCACGGTCAAGATCGTGCCGCCGGCGCTGCTGGACGAGGACGGCTACCGGTTCCTGATCGAGGGCATCGGGGCGGCCGTGGCCGAGGCCGCCCGGCCGGACGAGCGCGCGGGAACGGCCACCAGAGCCGTGCGCGACGACGGCGCACGGCACGTTGCGCTATACGGCGCGTCCTTACCGGAAGGCGGTGGCTCATGA
- a CDS encoding Coenzyme F420 hydrogenase/dehydrogenase, beta subunit C-terminal domain has product MSFQQLERDILEPELCTVCGACELACPAGVIGFEGLDPVLTVASWTAADCGECTDCVDVCPGADPGTPAAEERLFGRTRTPQERWTGVFEEVVAGHALHPVVYEASASGGSLTALLQTAVRELGVTVVLTMGRDTEEPWRAAPALTRDPADLVETSQSTYQLAPYLGRLRQTMTEEPHARVAMSGVACHIQAMRKLQAMDTAAGRWARERVVLLVEPACSSSTRPEGTAAVIRERAHVPVETVVRLRYREGEYPGNIGIRTRDGVDHEVQFWQAVRDFAGNKTYRCLSCGDWMSGLADVSVSDGDPNIFAASISGEGQKKHGRVFIRTEAGAEVVAAAREHGLFTHEPVDLAGLNLGLERKRNRRATYERADRPVPLGPIPGHREELDVVPDERWIPAPPGRAGRRTADQDPPDRAEPGAAERTTGERDDD; this is encoded by the coding sequence ATGAGCTTCCAGCAGCTTGAAAGGGACATACTGGAACCGGAGTTATGCACCGTGTGCGGGGCCTGCGAACTTGCCTGCCCGGCCGGGGTGATCGGCTTCGAGGGGCTGGATCCGGTGCTCACCGTGGCCTCCTGGACCGCGGCCGACTGCGGGGAGTGCACCGACTGCGTGGACGTGTGCCCGGGCGCCGACCCCGGCACCCCGGCCGCCGAGGAGCGGTTGTTCGGCCGCACCCGCACCCCGCAGGAGCGCTGGACCGGGGTCTTCGAGGAAGTGGTCGCGGGGCACGCGCTGCACCCCGTGGTGTACGAGGCATCCGCCAGCGGCGGCAGCCTCACCGCGCTGCTCCAGACCGCCGTGCGGGAGCTGGGCGTGACGGTGGTGCTCACCATGGGGCGCGACACCGAGGAGCCCTGGCGGGCGGCGCCCGCGCTGACGCGCGATCCGGCTGACCTGGTGGAGACCTCCCAGTCGACCTACCAACTCGCCCCCTACCTCGGCCGGTTGCGCCAGACGATGACCGAGGAACCGCACGCCAGGGTCGCCATGTCGGGCGTGGCCTGCCACATCCAGGCGATGCGCAAGCTCCAGGCCATGGACACCGCCGCCGGACGGTGGGCACGCGAGCGCGTGGTGCTGCTCGTCGAGCCCGCCTGCTCGTCGAGCACCCGCCCCGAGGGCACCGCCGCGGTGATCCGCGAACGCGCCCACGTACCCGTGGAGACGGTGGTGCGGCTGCGCTACCGAGAGGGCGAGTACCCCGGGAACATCGGCATCCGCACCCGGGACGGCGTGGACCACGAGGTCCAGTTCTGGCAGGCGGTACGGGACTTCGCGGGCAACAAGACGTACCGCTGCCTGTCCTGCGGCGACTGGATGTCGGGGCTGGCCGACGTGAGCGTCAGCGACGGCGATCCGAACATTTTCGCCGCGAGCATCAGCGGCGAGGGACAGAAGAAGCACGGCCGGGTGTTCATCCGCACCGAGGCAGGAGCCGAGGTGGTGGCCGCGGCCAGGGAGCACGGACTGTTCACCCACGAACCGGTGGACCTGGCAGGTCTCAACCTCGGCCTGGAACGCAAGCGCAACCGCCGCGCCACCTACGAACGCGCGGACCGGCCGGTGCCGTTGGGTCCGATACCGGGCCACCGCGAGGAACTGGACGTCGTGCCGGACGAGCGGTGGATACCGGCCCCGCCGGGCCGGGCGGGCAGGCGTACGGCGGACCAGGACCCGCCCGACCGCGCGGAGCCGGGTGCGGCAGAGAGGACGACGGGGGAGCGCGACGATGACTGA
- a CDS encoding 3-hydroxyacyl-CoA dehydrogenase NAD-binding domain-containing protein: MTEQASWARVQDAPAAGPAGAVAPLPVRQLVAVGGRDPVLEGVLRRPPGRGEIRLRTEWSLVSPGTELHYLDRSARTGERFVLGYCAAGVVDAVGPLAPGFAPGDRVIAMGWGEAVHSEAVTVPYRLCRRVPDGTDLADAVVAGLAATAVHAVDRAVLAPADEVAVVGAGMVGQLVAQTAAARGNPVTLLDLRPERLRTAPALGLAAADGTHFEVDREAAAPGPAGNGGRCVFLCGTGDAGATVVAAARWAGRAPGRPRLVGVGRFAAHIDFSVELGNLDIRYAARCGAGYRDASYARGLTDAVAPEGEGTVTENLQRALDLIRTGKIRPVAMDLPRFGVEQAAEAYAQLRERPAHPAVLFSHGPADGPERGATP, from the coding sequence ATGACTGAACAGGCGTCGTGGGCACGGGTGCAGGACGCCCCGGCGGCCGGTCCGGCCGGTGCCGTCGCTCCGCTGCCCGTACGGCAGCTGGTGGCGGTCGGCGGTCGGGACCCGGTCCTCGAAGGAGTGCTGCGTCGGCCCCCTGGCCGCGGCGAGATACGGCTGCGGACCGAGTGGAGCCTGGTGAGCCCGGGCACCGAACTGCACTACCTGGACCGCTCGGCCCGCACCGGCGAGCGCTTCGTCCTCGGATACTGCGCGGCCGGCGTGGTGGACGCGGTCGGCCCGCTGGCCCCCGGCTTCGCCCCGGGCGACCGGGTGATCGCCATGGGCTGGGGCGAGGCGGTGCACAGCGAAGCGGTCACTGTGCCGTACCGGCTGTGCCGCCGGGTCCCCGACGGCACGGACCTGGCGGACGCGGTGGTGGCGGGGCTGGCGGCGACCGCGGTGCACGCGGTGGACCGCGCGGTCCTCGCGCCCGCGGACGAGGTCGCCGTGGTGGGCGCGGGCATGGTCGGTCAGCTGGTCGCTCAGACCGCGGCGGCCCGGGGCAACCCCGTCACCCTGCTGGACCTGCGCCCGGAACGGCTGCGCACGGCGCCCGCCCTCGGACTGGCCGCCGCCGACGGGACGCACTTCGAGGTGGACCGGGAAGCCGCGGCCCCCGGGCCGGCCGGGAACGGCGGCCGGTGCGTCTTCCTCTGCGGCACCGGGGACGCCGGGGCCACCGTCGTGGCCGCGGCCCGCTGGGCGGGCCGGGCCCCGGGGCGCCCCCGGCTGGTCGGCGTGGGCCGGTTCGCGGCGCACATCGACTTCAGCGTGGAACTGGGCAACCTCGACATCCGGTACGCGGCACGCTGCGGCGCCGGATACCGCGACGCCTCCTACGCCCGCGGACTGACCGACGCCGTGGCGCCCGAAGGCGAGGGCACCGTCACCGAGAACCTCCAGCGGGCCCTGGACCTGATCCGCACAGGCAAGATCCGCCCCGTGGCCATGGACCTGCCGCGCTTCGGCGTCGAACAGGCTGCCGAGGCATACGCGCAACTGCGCGAGCGTCCCGCGCACCCCGCCGTGCTCTTCTCCCACGGCCCGGCGGACGGACCGGAAAGGGGTGCGACACCATGA
- a CDS encoding non-ribosomal peptide synthetase, which yields MTASPARTPTGHRPFPPAEQAGTLVHRFLEQAAAHPAREAVVTPEIRWTYRETAGRASRVAASLAAAGLRPGDRVGLLFSHGAEMIAALLGVLHAGLSYVPLDAAYPEQRLALMARDAGVRALVATAPHLPQAGRLADRRPVLPYEDLAAGPAVESAGREIPAPDGARTRTDGVRARPEGEAYVLYTSGSTGRPKPVAQTHRNVLHHTRVWTDGLGIGPQDRLTLQSAYSWDSAVQDTFAALLNGAALYPVDLKTLGISGLLEWMAAEDLTVYHSTLPVFRALVRAMESRKTALPAMRMLALGGDTLHLADLDAARRTFAAHCRIAGAYGSTECSCALLRVADREYRPPTGVFPLGFPAADTQVWLRDEQGQPVEGPGEGELVVASDYLAPGAVADGRTYRTGDLARRLPDGTLLLIGRRDFQVKISGIRVETGEVESALKDLPEVREAVVMPFTDRLGERQLAAYLVAADGAKARPSVLRATLRRVLPDHAVPTAYVLLDALPLTPNHKIDRAALPDPLVARETGPAAGVPGAGPLERAVAEAWREVLAADAVALDDNFFDLGGTSLRVAAVHELLTRTVAPGLRMTDLYRAPTVRALVRLIGSGGAASPGSSGAPAARGTRRRTAARGGARRAAARTGPAVPPQNSPHTGGTCD from the coding sequence ATGACGGCCTCCCCTGCCCGAACACCCACGGGACACCGGCCGTTCCCGCCCGCCGAGCAGGCCGGAACGCTCGTGCACCGCTTCCTGGAACAGGCCGCCGCCCACCCGGCGAGGGAGGCCGTGGTCACCCCCGAGATCCGCTGGACCTACCGGGAGACCGCCGGGCGCGCGTCCCGCGTCGCCGCCTCGCTGGCCGCGGCCGGACTGCGTCCCGGCGACCGGGTCGGCCTGCTCTTCTCGCACGGAGCGGAGATGATCGCTGCGCTGCTCGGCGTGCTGCACGCCGGACTGTCCTACGTACCGCTGGACGCCGCCTACCCCGAACAACGCCTCGCGCTCATGGCACGGGACGCGGGCGTACGGGCCCTGGTCGCCACTGCCCCGCACCTGCCCCAGGCAGGACGGCTGGCGGACCGGCGGCCGGTGCTGCCGTACGAGGACCTGGCAGCAGGACCGGCGGTGGAGAGCGCGGGCCGGGAGATACCGGCGCCCGACGGCGCACGGACAAGGACCGACGGCGTGCGGGCGCGGCCCGAAGGAGAGGCGTATGTCCTGTACACCTCCGGGTCCACCGGGCGGCCCAAGCCGGTCGCGCAGACCCACCGCAACGTCCTGCACCACACCCGGGTGTGGACCGACGGTCTGGGCATCGGCCCACAGGACCGGCTCACCCTGCAGTCCGCGTACAGCTGGGACTCGGCGGTGCAGGACACCTTCGCCGCCCTGCTCAACGGCGCCGCCCTGTACCCGGTCGACCTCAAGACGCTCGGCATCAGCGGCCTGCTGGAATGGATGGCCGCCGAGGACCTCACCGTCTACCACTCCACGCTCCCGGTGTTCCGCGCCCTGGTCCGGGCCATGGAGTCGCGGAAGACCGCACTGCCCGCCATGCGCATGCTCGCCCTCGGCGGCGACACCCTGCACCTGGCCGATCTCGACGCCGCCCGGCGGACCTTCGCCGCGCACTGCCGTATCGCCGGGGCCTACGGCTCGACCGAGTGCTCCTGCGCGCTGCTGCGCGTCGCCGACCGCGAGTACCGGCCGCCGACCGGCGTCTTCCCCCTGGGCTTCCCCGCCGCCGACACACAGGTGTGGCTCCGGGACGAGCAGGGGCAGCCGGTCGAGGGGCCGGGCGAGGGCGAACTCGTGGTCGCCAGCGACTACTTGGCGCCCGGCGCGGTCGCGGACGGCCGGACCTACCGCACCGGCGACCTCGCCAGGCGGCTGCCGGACGGCACTCTCCTGCTGATCGGGCGCCGCGACTTCCAGGTGAAGATCTCCGGGATCCGGGTGGAGACCGGGGAGGTGGAGAGCGCGCTGAAGGACCTGCCCGAGGTGCGCGAGGCCGTGGTGATGCCGTTCACCGACCGCCTCGGCGAGCGGCAGCTCGCGGCCTACCTCGTGGCGGCCGACGGGGCGAAGGCCCGGCCGTCCGTACTGCGGGCGACCCTGCGCAGGGTACTGCCCGACCACGCGGTGCCCACCGCGTACGTCTTGCTGGACGCGCTTCCGCTGACACCGAACCACAAGATCGACCGGGCCGCACTGCCCGATCCCCTTGTGGCGCGGGAGACGGGACCGGCCGCGGGCGTACCCGGGGCGGGCCCGCTGGAGCGGGCCGTGGCCGAGGCGTGGCGCGAGGTGCTCGCCGCCGACGCCGTCGCCCTGGACGACAACTTCTTCGATCTCGGCGGGACCTCACTGCGGGTGGCCGCCGTCCATGAACTGCTCACCCGGACCGTCGCGCCCGGACTGCGGATGACCGACCTGTACCGGGCGCCGACCGTCCGCGCTCTGGTGCGGCTCATCGGCAGCGGCGGGGCCGCATCCCCGGGGTCCTCCGGGGCGCCCGCCGCGCGGGGCACCCGCAGGCGCACCGCGGCCCGAGGTGGCGCCCGCCGCGCAGCGGCCCGCACCGGGCCGGCTGTTCCGCCGCAGAACTCCCCGCACACAGGAGGTACTTGTGACTGA
- a CDS encoding type I polyketide synthase: MTDRPYAAAADGADPDGRIAVVGLDCRVPGARDHHEFWRNLLAGTDQIRDVDEEQLVAAGVEPRTLADPRYVRRAATVEDTDLFDASFFYLSAREAERMDPQLRLFLQSSWKALEHSGHDSEQYEGRIGVFAGALSSTYLLHNVLTGEKGFGGSLPKLRQDLSALMGNDPNHLATRASYHLNLTGPSVSVQTACSTSLVAVHQAAQSLLGQECDVALAGGVALRFPQEAGYLHESDSIASATGTVRPFDAHADGTVFGNGVGVVVLKRLSDALADGDTVWAVLRGSAIGNDGADRVGYTAPGVTGQAAVLAEALAVADVDPATVSYLEAHGTGTRMGDPVELAAAAQSYQVDGAPPLTIGSVKANLGHLSTAAGIASLIKCVLMLYHRTLVPTPHFTEWNPQCEADGTRFRVGTETKPWQAPADGGPLRCAVTSTGMGGTTAHVVLEEAPRTDPAARPAAPAAPVVLLPLSAKSPAALERARQELADHLEAAAPVQDTPEVLDAAAQEDAPAQEEAPARPGDAAGKDAPEGLGDTALEDAAHTLATARRTFNHRAVITAPDRETAVRALRSGDPRFTHQDSGQPADRPVVLLFPGQGTQHPGMGQGWYEHLPVFRRVLDECAELLEPHLGLDLRDALYPRLREYTGTPYDLGRTRLTQPALFAVEYALARQWAAWGVRPAALAGHSVGEYVAATLAGVFTLPDALRVIAERGRLVDALPGGVMAAVMLPPAELAPYLEGNPDDPDDPTAGQVALAAVNEPAVCTVAGPKDAVRALTARLTADGVAHRKVVTSHAFHSAMMDPAVGPLTELLRGVRLRRPEIPFLSNRTGTWITDEQATDPAYWGGHLRETVRFADSLATVLDGEVPVFLEVGPGQTLATFTRRHPDRETGVPVVTSAARGRDAGADLTAVTAALGRLWAAGLPVDWRGYYAGRGRGRVPLPTYPFEGTRYWVEPGTGTLTGAGTAAGNGVRKLPLDQWFSAPVWRPAVGTLDSAAAPVTDPVLLFADEQGTAARIAAHAFEGEVLTVRAGAAYGRDGDTWTLRPDSEEDHTRLVADLLADERLPDRVLHAWSTAPLPAERGKERFECAQRHGLYSLIALVKAFSEQGVSKPLQLDLISAGAYAVSPAEPEPAAELVTLAVAARVIGQEHGNIGARHFDLPAAVDEHSVRTLAAELAAHRRPEVATTLRGGTRWITDLAPVRADWTAKAASRLREDGVYLITGGLGEIGSTLAHWLRRECPGARLALLTRDPLPDRTEWDGWLETHEDDDATSLRIQRLRALESEGDQPFLVHADVADESALRAAVDRVTARFGALNGVVHAAGLPSEQWDRAITAASAEQCQWHFASKAYGQIALEKVLADHDVDFALLLSSLAGVLGGLRLLGYGAANHFMDAAAERANRGLDRTVWISAAWDVWQHHQDEKRAISAIGRSMDDKAIQPEEGLEAVRRLLTLRDVSHVAVSTWDIGHRLDQWVRDERIARPAAGTAATAADAEGQQDADDLVGQVARLVRDALGAEEMPLDADIFEFGGDSLLIVRLLSNLREQFSVEVPLADVLGEPTPGALAALVKERLDARARTVTEAADAPAGSGEDDIESLTALLAALDPADAERLLADAQQDDDGDRHDEQHRQEDEHRQEQER; this comes from the coding sequence GTGACTGACCGCCCCTACGCCGCCGCGGCGGACGGCGCCGACCCCGACGGACGGATCGCCGTCGTCGGACTGGACTGCCGGGTGCCGGGCGCCCGCGACCACCACGAGTTCTGGCGCAATCTGCTCGCGGGCACCGACCAGATCCGCGACGTGGACGAGGAACAGCTCGTCGCCGCCGGGGTGGAGCCCAGGACCCTGGCGGACCCCCGCTACGTGCGCCGGGCCGCGACCGTCGAGGACACCGACCTCTTCGACGCCTCCTTCTTCTACCTCAGCGCCCGCGAGGCCGAACGGATGGACCCGCAGCTGCGGCTGTTCCTCCAGTCCTCCTGGAAGGCGCTGGAACACAGCGGCCACGACTCCGAGCAGTACGAAGGCCGCATCGGCGTCTTCGCGGGCGCACTGAGCAGCACCTACCTGCTGCACAACGTACTGACCGGGGAGAAAGGCTTCGGCGGCTCGCTGCCCAAGCTGCGCCAGGACCTGTCGGCACTGATGGGCAACGACCCCAACCACCTTGCCACCAGGGCCTCGTACCACCTCAACCTCACAGGTCCGAGCGTCTCCGTGCAGACCGCCTGCTCCACCTCGCTGGTGGCGGTGCACCAGGCGGCGCAGAGCCTGCTGGGGCAGGAGTGCGACGTGGCGCTCGCCGGAGGCGTCGCACTGCGCTTCCCGCAGGAGGCCGGGTACCTCCACGAGAGCGACTCGATCGCCTCGGCGACCGGCACGGTACGGCCCTTCGACGCCCACGCCGACGGCACGGTCTTCGGCAACGGCGTCGGCGTGGTCGTGCTCAAGCGCCTGTCGGACGCACTCGCCGACGGCGACACCGTCTGGGCGGTACTGCGCGGCTCCGCCATCGGAAACGACGGCGCCGACCGGGTCGGCTACACCGCACCCGGCGTCACGGGCCAGGCCGCCGTCCTCGCGGAGGCACTGGCCGTGGCGGACGTGGACCCGGCGACCGTCAGCTACCTGGAGGCCCACGGCACCGGCACCAGGATGGGCGACCCCGTCGAACTGGCGGCAGCCGCACAGTCCTACCAGGTGGACGGCGCACCGCCGCTGACGATCGGTTCGGTGAAGGCCAACCTCGGCCATCTGAGCACCGCCGCAGGAATCGCCTCGCTCATCAAGTGCGTACTGATGCTGTACCACCGGACCCTGGTGCCCACCCCGCACTTCACCGAGTGGAACCCGCAGTGCGAGGCCGACGGCACCCGCTTCCGCGTGGGCACCGAGACGAAGCCGTGGCAGGCACCGGCCGACGGCGGGCCGCTGCGCTGCGCGGTCACCTCCACCGGCATGGGCGGCACCACCGCACACGTCGTCCTGGAAGAGGCTCCGCGTACCGACCCGGCGGCACGGCCCGCCGCGCCCGCAGCCCCCGTCGTACTGCTGCCGCTCTCGGCCAAGTCGCCGGCCGCCCTGGAGAGGGCACGCCAGGAACTGGCCGACCACCTGGAAGCCGCGGCGCCGGTCCAGGACACACCGGAAGTCCTCGACGCCGCCGCACAGGAGGACGCACCCGCACAGGAGGAAGCACCCGCGCGGCCCGGCGACGCGGCCGGGAAGGACGCGCCCGAAGGGCTCGGCGACACCGCTCTGGAGGACGCAGCCCACACCCTGGCCACCGCCCGCCGCACCTTCAACCACCGTGCCGTGATCACCGCCCCCGACCGGGAGACGGCCGTGCGCGCGCTGCGCAGCGGCGACCCGCGCTTCACCCACCAGGACTCGGGACAGCCCGCCGACCGGCCCGTCGTCCTGCTCTTCCCCGGCCAGGGAACCCAGCACCCCGGCATGGGCCAGGGCTGGTACGAACACCTCCCGGTGTTCCGCCGGGTGCTGGACGAGTGCGCGGAACTGCTGGAGCCGCACCTGGGCCTTGACCTGCGGGACGCCCTCTACCCCCGGCTGCGGGAGTACACCGGCACCCCGTACGACCTGGGCCGCACCCGGCTGACCCAGCCCGCGCTGTTCGCCGTCGAGTACGCGCTGGCCCGGCAATGGGCCGCCTGGGGCGTGCGCCCGGCCGCACTGGCGGGGCACAGCGTCGGCGAGTACGTGGCCGCCACCCTCGCCGGGGTCTTCACGCTCCCCGACGCGCTGCGGGTGATCGCCGAACGCGGCCGCCTGGTGGACGCGCTGCCCGGCGGCGTGATGGCCGCGGTCATGCTCCCGCCCGCGGAACTCGCCCCCTACCTCGAAGGGAACCCCGACGACCCCGACGACCCCACCGCGGGGCAGGTCGCGCTCGCCGCGGTGAACGAGCCCGCGGTGTGCACCGTCGCCGGACCCAAGGACGCGGTCCGCGCGCTCACCGCCCGGCTCACCGCCGACGGCGTCGCGCACCGTAAGGTCGTCACCTCGCACGCCTTCCACTCGGCGATGATGGACCCGGCCGTCGGCCCGCTCACCGAACTGCTGCGCGGCGTCCGGCTGCGCCGCCCCGAGATCCCCTTCCTGTCCAACAGGACCGGCACCTGGATCACCGACGAGCAGGCCACCGACCCCGCGTACTGGGGCGGACACCTGCGTGAGACCGTACGGTTCGCCGACAGCCTGGCCACGGTGCTGGACGGCGAGGTGCCGGTCTTTCTGGAAGTGGGCCCCGGCCAGACACTGGCCACCTTCACCCGCCGCCACCCGGACCGGGAGACCGGCGTACCCGTCGTGACCTCCGCCGCCCGCGGGCGGGACGCCGGAGCGGACCTGACCGCGGTCACCGCCGCGCTCGGCAGGCTGTGGGCGGCCGGACTGCCCGTCGACTGGCGGGGCTACTACGCGGGCCGCGGACGCGGCCGGGTGCCGCTGCCGACGTACCCCTTCGAAGGCACCCGCTACTGGGTCGAACCCGGTACCGGGACACTGACCGGCGCGGGCACCGCCGCCGGGAACGGGGTGCGCAAGCTGCCGCTGGACCAGTGGTTCTCCGCCCCGGTGTGGCGCCCGGCCGTCGGCACCCTCGACTCGGCCGCCGCACCGGTTACCGACCCCGTATTGCTCTTCGCCGACGAACAGGGCACCGCCGCCCGGATTGCCGCGCACGCCTTCGAGGGCGAGGTGCTCACCGTCCGGGCCGGAGCCGCCTACGGCAGGGACGGCGATACCTGGACACTGCGCCCCGACTCCGAGGAGGACCACACCCGCCTCGTCGCCGACCTGCTGGCCGATGAGCGGCTGCCGGACCGGGTGCTGCACGCCTGGTCCACCGCACCCCTGCCCGCCGAACGCGGCAAGGAACGCTTCGAATGCGCCCAACGCCACGGCCTGTACAGCCTGATCGCCCTGGTGAAGGCGTTCAGCGAACAGGGCGTCAGCAAGCCGCTGCAACTCGACCTGATCAGCGCGGGCGCCTACGCCGTCAGCCCGGCCGAGCCGGAACCCGCGGCCGAACTCGTTACGCTCGCCGTCGCCGCCCGGGTCATCGGCCAGGAGCACGGCAACATCGGCGCCCGGCACTTCGACCTGCCGGCCGCCGTGGACGAGCACTCGGTGCGCACTCTCGCCGCCGAACTGGCCGCCCACCGCCGCCCCGAGGTCGCCACCACCCTGCGCGGCGGCACCCGCTGGATCACCGACCTCGCCCCGGTACGCGCCGACTGGACCGCCAAGGCGGCCTCCCGGCTGCGCGAGGACGGCGTCTACCTCATCACCGGCGGCCTCGGCGAGATCGGCTCCACCCTCGCGCACTGGCTGCGCCGCGAGTGCCCCGGCGCCCGCCTGGCGCTGCTCACCCGCGACCCGCTCCCGGACCGCACGGAATGGGACGGCTGGCTGGAGACGCACGAGGACGACGACGCGACCTCGCTGCGCATCCAGCGGCTGCGGGCCCTGGAGAGCGAGGGCGACCAGCCCTTCCTGGTCCACGCGGACGTCGCCGACGAGAGCGCGCTGCGCGCTGCGGTGGACCGGGTGACCGCCCGCTTCGGCGCCCTGAACGGTGTCGTGCACGCGGCGGGACTGCCCAGCGAACAGTGGGACCGGGCGATCACCGCGGCGAGCGCCGAGCAGTGCCAGTGGCACTTCGCCTCCAAGGCGTACGGGCAGATCGCCCTGGAGAAGGTCCTGGCCGACCACGACGTGGACTTCGCCCTGCTGCTCTCCTCGCTGGCCGGAGTGCTCGGCGGGCTGCGGCTGCTCGGCTACGGCGCCGCCAACCACTTCATGGACGCGGCCGCCGAACGCGCCAACCGCGGCCTGGACCGCACGGTGTGGATCAGCGCCGCCTGGGACGTGTGGCAGCACCACCAGGACGAAAAGCGGGCGATCTCCGCGATCGGCCGCAGCATGGACGACAAGGCGATTCAGCCGGAGGAGGGCCTGGAGGCCGTCCGTCGGCTGCTGACGCTGCGCGACGTCTCCCACGTCGCCGTCTCCACCTGGGACATCGGGCACCGCCTGGACCAGTGGGTGCGCGACGAGCGGATCGCACGGCCGGCGGCGGGCACCGCCGCGACGGCGGCCGACGCCGAGGGACAGCAGGACGCGGACGACCTCGTCGGCCAGGTGGCACGCCTGGTGCGCGACGCGCTGGGTGCCGAGGAGATGCCGCTGGACGCGGACATCTTCGAATTCGGCGGCGACTCCCTGCTCATCGTGCGGCTCCTGTCGAACCTGCGCGAGCAGTTCTCGGTGGAGGTGCCGCTGGCGGACGTGCTTGGCGAGCCGACCCCCGGCGCGCTGGCCGCACTCGTCAAGGAACGGCTGGACGCCCGGGCCAGGACCGTGACGGAGGCGGCCGACGCCCCGGCCGGGAGCGGCGAGGACGACATCGAGTCGCTGACGGCGCTGCTGGCCGCCCTCGACCCGGCCGACGCCGAACGCCTGCTGGCCGACGCCCAGCAGGACGACGACGGGGACCGGCACGACGAACAGCACCGCCAGGAAGACGAGCACCGCCAGGAACAGGAGCGCTGA